CGCGCCGCTTCGACCACCGGATGGCGGCCCTTTTCGATGACGATGCCGCGCGCCGTCTTCAGCCTTGGCCGCACGTACCGCCGCTCCGCCGACACGTGACCCAGCGAACACAGCGCATCCACCACGCCAATCTGGTGCGCGGCCGCCTGAATGTCCGGAAGCTTGGCCAGCACCGCCTGCCGAAGCGCGGAAAACAGCTCGTACTCCCGCTCCACGGCCCGTTCTTCCGCGTTCAGAATGCTGGCTTCCTTCTCCTTGAGCGCAGGCAGCACGTAGCGTTCGCCGGTCGACAGCGTCTGCCGGCGCTCGTACTCCGGCGGGACGAGGTGCTGATTGGACTTTGAAACCTCTATGTAATAGCCGAAGACCTTGTTGTAGCCAACCTTGAGCGACTTGATGCCGGTGCGTTCGCGCTCCCGCTGCTCCAGCTCAGCGAGCCAAGCCTTGCCGGAGGCGTTCGCGCTGCGCAGTTCGTCGAGTACCGCATCGACCCCCGGGCGAATCATGCCGCCTTCCCGCACCGAGACCGGTGGTTCGTCCTGCAAGGTGTCGAGGATGCGCGCCGCGAGTGCCTGACAGTCGGGCAGGGCTCCTGCCAGCTCGCAGAGCAGCGTGCTCCCCGTGTCGAGCAGCGGACCCGTCAAGGACGGCAAGGCCGAAAGTGACTTGGCGACAGCCAGCAAGTCACGCGCGTTGGCCGTGCCAAAGGCGACCCGCCCCGACAGCCTGTCCAGGTCGTAGACGTCCGCCAGTGTCCTGCGGACGTGTTCTCTTAGGAACAGATCGTTGACGAACGTCTCCACGGCGTCCAGCCGGTCTTCAATCGCCTGCACACTGCACAGCGGCTGTTCCAGCCACTGCCGCAGGATGCGAGCCCCCATCGCCGTCCGCGTCTCGTCGAGCAAATCCATCAGCGAACCCTTGCGCTGCCGATGACGCACCGTCTCAAACACTTCCAGATTGCGCTGCGCCGTGTAGTCCAGTGTCATGACACCCGTCTGCAACAGGTTCTGCGGCGTCTTCACATGAGGCACCGCCAGCTTCTGCGTCTCTGCCACATAGTCGAGCACCATCGCCAAGGCCTCGACGGCACGCGGGGACTCTTCGAGGTCGAGCGGGGTCAGCGACGACATTTGATACTTCCCGCGGACCACGTCAAACGCGCGTTCCACCGCCTTGCGCGGCTCCGTGCGCCGCGTGACGGCGCACACTTCTGCCTGCGCGCGCCAGGCTTCGAGCCAGGCAAAGCCGGGGCTCGACAGGTCCACATGCTCATACAGCAGCACTTCGACCGGCGCATGCAGGAAAAACTGCTCGCGGATACGCTCCATGTCCGATGTTTCTGCCACCCACACATCCCCGGTCGCCACGTCCAGGAGCGCCAAACCGCAGGTGTCGTCCCGGTGTACCAGCGCAGCCAGCAGCCGGCGCACCGCGCCCTCATCGTGCGTGGCTGTCCCGGGCGTCACGATGCGCACGATTTCGCGCTTGACCAGCCCTTTGGCCTGCTTCGGGTCTTCGGTCTGATCGCACAGCGCCACGGCGTAACCGCGATCGACCAATTTCGCGATGTATTGCTCCACGGCATGATAGGGAACGCCGCACATCGGAATGCGCCCGGCGCTCCCAGCATCCCGCCCAGTCAGCGTGATCTCGAGGATTCGGCTCGCCTCGACGGCGTCATCGAAAAACAGCTCGTAGAAATCGCCCAGTCGAAACATGAGCAGCGCGTTGGGAACTTCCGATTTGATTTGAAGATACTGCTGCATCATCGGTGTATGCGCCATCTGAATCCTCCTGCTCGCAGTCGTCCCATCGCTTGCCAACGACCCAGCTCACTTGCCGCAGTCGCACCCAGCACCGCCGTGGCCCTTGCCGCAGCCCTGGCGCGGACCCGGCTCCACCGGGACGTACGTCGACAAGCGGCGAAGCAAGAGCTGTACGACGCCCTGCACCATTTCGTTCAATTCATCCTTGGCTTCCTGGTACTGCAGCGCGACCGGGATCTCCCGCAGCTTCGACTCTGCCTCCTGCTCCTCCAGCTTGGCCAGCATCACCTTCGGGTGGTCCTTGGGCAGCCGCTCCTCGAGAATCATTCGGGCATTGGTCTTCAGCTTCAACTCGTCGTACAGTTCCTGCGCCCTGGTGTGTGTCTCCATTTTGTCGCGCGCCTGCCAATACCGTGCCGCCGCCTCGGAGCGGGCAATGGTGAGCGCAATCTGTGCGGCCTTTTGTTCGAGTCGATCGCGGTTCATGCCAACACCTCTGTACGCTCCGGCAGGTACGTCCCCTTCAGGGTCCACGTCTGCGGCTCGACAATCTGCACTTGAACGAGTTGGCCAATCAGCGACGGGTCGCCTTCAAACAGCACCAGTTTGTTCGATCGCGTCCGCCCAGCCAGCACCGCAGCATTCGTCTTGCTGGGGCCTTCCACCAGCACTTCGAGCACCTGACCGCGGAGGGCCTCGTTGTGTTTGCGGCTGATGTCGTACTGCAGCGCATTGAGGCGATAGAGCCGGTTTTTCTTTTCCGCAAGCGGCGTGTCATCCGCAAATCCGGCCGCAGGGGTATTCTCCCGCGGCGAATAAATGAACGTAAAGGCGTTGTCAAACTGCACCTGCTCGACGAGCGACAACGTATCCTGAAACTGTGCCTCGGTCTCCCCTGGGAAACCGACAATAATGTCTGTGGTCAGCACCACATTCGGGATGGCCGCCCGAATCTTCGCGACCAGTTCCAGGTAAAACTCGCGCGTATGTGTTCGGTTCATGCGCTTGAGGACCTGGTTGTTGCCGGACTGAACTGGCAAATGGATGTGCTCTGCGACGTGTTCGCACTCGGCAATCGCTGCGATGAGGTCGTCCGTGAAATTCCACGGATTGGACGTCGTGAAGCGGATGCGCTCGACGCCCGGCACGCGGTTGACCTCGCGCAGCAGCTGGGCGAACGTCACATGGCCCAAATCGACCCCATAGTCGTTGACGTTTTGGCCGAGCAGGGTGATTTCCTTGAACCCCTCAGCCGCCAATTGACGAACTTCCGCCAGAATGTCTTCCGGCAGCCGGCTGCGCTCGCTGCCGCGGGTGTATGGCACAATGCAGTACGTGCAAAACTTGTTGCACCCGTACTGGATGTTCACCCACGCACGCACCTTGTCTTTGCGCAGCTTGGGCAGGTCTTCGACGGTCTGTGCGGCTTGGTCCCACACTTCCATCACCGTCGTGCGGCTGTTGCGTGCCTCGGTCAAGAGTTTGGGCAGGCGATGAATGTTGTGCGTGCCAAACACCACGTCCACCCACGGGAACTTGCTTTGCACCAGCTGCTGGACGCCTTTCTCCTGCGCCATGCAGCCGCAAAGTCCCAGCACCAGTTCTGGGTTGACGGCCTTCAACGGACGCAGTCGGCCAATCTCGCCAAACACCTTGTCTTCCGCATTCTCGCGGACCGCACATGTATTGAATAAAATGAAGTCAGCCTCGTCGTCCTGCGCTGCAGGTTGATAACCCATCGCAAGCAACAAGCCGGCCATCACTTCTGTATCGTGTTCATTCATTTGACAGCCGTAGGTTTTGATGAGGAAGCGATAGGGCGTCCCATCTGGCTTCGTCCCTACGTGGCAGCCTTCTGCCAGCTGCTCGACATCGAGCGCGACGCGGTCGACAGGGCTCTGTCGATGCGTGCCAAACGTCAGGCCTGCCCCGGGGCGCAATCGGCCTTCCCGCAGCTGCGTGATTAGATTTTCCATTTCAAAACACCCCGCATTTTTGACCTGCGTGTCCCGCCCGCAGCCGCTGTTGATTTCTGCGCGCGTACATGAACATAATACCATGAACGTCCGTGTTGCCGAATGCACCGCAAGTTGTCAACACTTCCAGACGTTGCTCCATGGCGACACAGGCGGTCGTGCCATTCGAAACCGACGCGCAAACCGGGGGGACAGACGGTGTCAGAGAAGCGCAGCGTACCCACGTTTCGGATTCACTTGTTTCATCACGAAGGCCCGCTGGAGGGCCCCATCGTGGCGCCGGACGAAACGTCCGTTGCCGAGCATCTCAGTGCTGTGCACGGTATATTGCGCCAGCACGGCGCGATGCTCCTGTATGCAGGTCAGTGGGTCTATGTCCCGAACCATGCGATTTTGAAAATCGAACGCGGCGGGCACCGGTTTGCGCTGCCCTGGCCCTTGTAAGCCCGCACCGGCCGCTGCCCGGCCGCACCACGCGCGGCTTGTCCCATCGACGAGCCCTGGGAGCGGCGCGGCACATCACGGCGTTCGTCCGAGCGGCCACAACGAGCCATCCTCGAGCTCACAGCTCGGGTTGTACCGCGTGGCGCGCACGGATCTCATTCAGGTGCTCCAAAACCCCCTGCAGCGAACGCTTGTGAATCTCGGGCTCGTCAAATTTCATCGGCTTCGAGTTGGCTTCGAAGAACCAGATGTTCCCCTGCGGGTCGATGCCCATGTCCATCGACATCTCGCCGAGCAGCGCAGTATAGTGGCGGTCGATGACCCGCGCCATTTCCAGCACCGTCTCTTCCAATCGCCGCCGGACGCGGTCGCCGCCCTTACCAAACCACTTGTCGATCACGGCGTCCGCCGCCGCAATGTGCCCGCCGTTTGGCACATGCGTCGTGATGGCACCGTCCCCCGCGACGCGCACACCGACCCCGACCACCTGCCACTCGCCGTCGTGTTTTTGCAGCAGCACGCGAAAATCGCACGGCCGGTCCTGCCAGGTAATCAAGGGTTTCGCCGCCTGCAGCACGTACCGCCCGGGCAGTTTGTGCTGCCCGACGGCCTTCCACAAGGTTTCATAGTTGGACGCGATAAAGCTGCGGCAGGACGAGCTTTTCATGACGGACAGCCGATAGCCCTCCGGGTCCTGTGAGACCAGCATGATGCCGTGTCCAACACTGCCGCCGGACGGCTTTAAGTAGACCGACCGGTGGACCTGAATCATGTTGTACAACCCCAGCTTCGAAAGTCCCGCTGTTTCCGGCAGGAAGCGCCGTACGGGCGCATTCGCGACCACCTGGTAGATCTCAGCCTTGTTGAAGTAGGACGGGTTGAACATCGGGATGGCCAGGACATTCAGCAGCGCACGCGCCCGCTCTGCAGTCGGGGTTCGCTCGAGGTTACGGGTTGGAATCCGGTTGTACACGGCCTCCGGACGCGGGCACGGCAAGCCCATCCACGCGCCTGTCCCGACGCGCACGTACCCCCGCCACAGGTCGTCCGCCGGGTTGACGCTCGCCGCGGGCAGCACGTAGACAAACGTTCGCGCCCGGCGCCCCTCGCGCAGGAGGTCGCGGTATTCCCCGCGGTTGCCATGAAAGATTTTGTTCCCCGAGCCTGCGAGAATCGCGAACACCGGTCCGCCCACCCAGGCGTCCTCTTGCCGCGCGATTTGAATCGGATGGCGGTACACGAACTGACGCACGTCGCGCGGTACCCAGGGCACTTCCACGTTGGCAACCCGCACGCCGCTTGCCTGGGGGTGCTGTGCAAACTTGCGTGTGAATGCCGCACCGGCTCGCACCGCCATCCGAAGCTCCCCATTCTTTCTGTACCAGACCAGTTCACCGTTCATTGCGTCACTCAACCGTGTCACCTCCAACTACCCGGTCGCCTGCGCCGCGCGCCGCCTGCGCGCGGTCCCAACCCGCTGCGGCTTCGGGGCTGCAAGCGGCAATCCCCACGCCGTCCGAACGTCCTGTTCTTCATCCCAGGTCCAGCCGCTTTGAATCATATGATGCAGCCAATCGAGGTGGTCTCGAAAGCGCTCATAAATCGGGAGTTTTCGCAGGTTGGCGAAGTTTCGGTCGACCAGCCCGCGCAGCGCTTCCTTATCCCCCCGGTAGAACGCCATCTGCAAGTTCTCCTCGTATACGTCAAACACCGGCAGTTCCCGGTGGTACATGGCCACCACATACGCCAAGCAGAAGGCGGCCGTTGTCACATCCGGGTCTATCACAAAGCTGGCCGGTGTACGATATTCAAACCCACCATGCCCCTTGAACCGAACGTCGCCAAGAAACCCGTAGCGCGGCCGGCGGAGAGAAGCGGTCTTGGGATCCTCCACCATCATGAGCGGAATGCCGACATAGTTGTCGAGGGCCTTCACCAACTGGCTGGAAAAGGGAACGTTGGAGAAGTGAATGTGCGCCCCGGTCGAGAACGGGCGAAACGGCATGCTGCCCCCGCGCCACTCCACCGCACGTCGATTGATGGTTCGAATCCCTTCCATCATCGTCTCGCGAAGACGGTTGACCAGCCCCAGCGGATTGGCGTCCGGCTCCGGGCGCAGCTCCATTAAGGGCAGCCGCTTCCCGTCGAACTGAACACTTCGGTCGTCGCACCCGACCCGCCCCTTGCGCGTGAAGTAGTTGCTCGCCAGCACCATTTTTCCGGCGTTGTTGCGCAGCATCAGTTCCACGTCCGTGCCGAGCATCACCCCCGTCACGGGTTGTCGTCCCAACCGCTCGTGTCGGTCAATGAAGTTCTCCACGGCACTCGTATATAATTCCAGCATCCGCCCTTCGAGCACCGGGCGGGGCGTGACATCCAGGACATGCAAAATCCCCTTCGGGGTCATCCCGACACTCACCAAGCCAAAATCGAGACCGAGCGCGTGCAGCGCGCGGACGGCCAGGTGAATCACGCGCATCGTGACCTTTTCGTCATCAAACGCGATTTCGTGAAACGAGTCCTGCAGGCGTTGAATCCGGTTGTTGATCCAGACCGGACTGGTATCTGACCGAAAACAGGCGAGCGGCGTCAGGTCGAACAGCGGCACCCGGTACTGGCGTTGAAATCGAACAGCGCCGCCTGTGTCGGAACGAACCGCGTCCTTTTGCGCGAACCGAACGCCGGTTCTTCGTAAAAAACGCCCCATGGCAGCGCGGGTCCTGGTGCGCGCAATGGCGTCTTTTGGGTTGAGCACCAACCCCGCCGGCGGATCACTTTCATCC
Above is a genomic segment from Alicyclobacillus cycloheptanicus containing:
- a CDS encoding putative amidoligase domain-containing protein; this translates as MACYILHAGQASARRLQRRVPRISTYRSASVVDQNDIVIRWGDTDESDPPAGLVLNPKDAIARTRTRAAMGRFLRRTGVRFAQKDAVRSDTGGAVRFQRQYRVPLFDLTPLACFRSDTSPVWINNRIQRLQDSFHEIAFDDEKVTMRVIHLAVRALHALGLDFGLVSVGMTPKGILHVLDVTPRPVLEGRMLELYTSAVENFIDRHERLGRQPVTGVMLGTDVELMLRNNAGKMVLASNYFTRKGRVGCDDRSVQFDGKRLPLMELRPEPDANPLGLVNRLRETMMEGIRTINRRAVEWRGGSMPFRPFSTGAHIHFSNVPFSSQLVKALDNYVGIPLMMVEDPKTASLRRPRYGFLGDVRFKGHGGFEYRTPASFVIDPDVTTAAFCLAYVVAMYHRELPVFDVYEENLQMAFYRGDKEALRGLVDRNFANLRKLPIYERFRDHLDWLHHMIQSGWTWDEEQDVRTAWGLPLAAPKPQRVGTARRRRAAQATG
- a CDS encoding YlbF family regulator — translated: MNRDRLEQKAAQIALTIARSEAAARYWQARDKMETHTRAQELYDELKLKTNARMILEERLPKDHPKVMLAKLEEQEAESKLREIPVALQYQEAKDELNEMVQGVVQLLLRRLSTYVPVEPGPRQGCGKGHGGAGCDCGK
- the miaB gene encoding tRNA (N6-isopentenyl adenosine(37)-C2)-methylthiotransferase MiaB encodes the protein MENLITQLREGRLRPGAGLTFGTHRQSPVDRVALDVEQLAEGCHVGTKPDGTPYRFLIKTYGCQMNEHDTEVMAGLLLAMGYQPAAQDDEADFILFNTCAVRENAEDKVFGEIGRLRPLKAVNPELVLGLCGCMAQEKGVQQLVQSKFPWVDVVFGTHNIHRLPKLLTEARNSRTTVMEVWDQAAQTVEDLPKLRKDKVRAWVNIQYGCNKFCTYCIVPYTRGSERSRLPEDILAEVRQLAAEGFKEITLLGQNVNDYGVDLGHVTFAQLLREVNRVPGVERIRFTTSNPWNFTDDLIAAIAECEHVAEHIHLPVQSGNNQVLKRMNRTHTREFYLELVAKIRAAIPNVVLTTDIIVGFPGETEAQFQDTLSLVEQVQFDNAFTFIYSPRENTPAAGFADDTPLAEKKNRLYRLNALQYDISRKHNEALRGQVLEVLVEGPSKTNAAVLAGRTRSNKLVLFEGDPSLIGQLVQVQIVEPQTWTLKGTYLPERTEVLA
- a CDS encoding YheC/YheD family endospore coat-associated protein; this encodes MSDAMNGELVWYRKNGELRMAVRAGAAFTRKFAQHPQASGVRVANVEVPWVPRDVRQFVYRHPIQIARQEDAWVGGPVFAILAGSGNKIFHGNRGEYRDLLREGRRARTFVYVLPAASVNPADDLWRGYVRVGTGAWMGLPCPRPEAVYNRIPTRNLERTPTAERARALLNVLAIPMFNPSYFNKAEIYQVVANAPVRRFLPETAGLSKLGLYNMIQVHRSVYLKPSGGSVGHGIMLVSQDPEGYRLSVMKSSSCRSFIASNYETLWKAVGQHKLPGRYVLQAAKPLITWQDRPCDFRVLLQKHDGEWQVVGVGVRVAGDGAITTHVPNGGHIAAADAVIDKWFGKGGDRVRRRLEETVLEMARVIDRHYTALLGEMSMDMGIDPQGNIWFFEANSKPMKFDEPEIHKRSLQGVLEHLNEIRARHAVQPEL